A window from Deinococcus koreensis encodes these proteins:
- a CDS encoding CBS domain-containing protein — MLVRDLMSAQTISAPPSLPLTEAARLLQSHGIRRLPVVEEGQLVGIVSDRDLREALPSTLSTLSMWEATTRLASLRVADIMKRNVLTTTPDADARDAAHTLLEHRVGALPVIDGTGQVVGLLSVSDVLRDYARPAAATPVPELTP; from the coding sequence ATGCTTGTTCGTGACCTGATGAGTGCCCAGACCATTTCGGCGCCGCCCTCGTTGCCGCTGACGGAGGCGGCCCGCCTGCTGCAGAGCCACGGCATCCGGCGACTGCCGGTCGTCGAGGAGGGGCAGCTGGTCGGGATCGTGTCCGACCGGGATCTCCGTGAAGCGCTGCCCAGCACGCTGAGCACCCTGTCGATGTGGGAGGCCACCACCCGCCTCGCCAGCCTGAGGGTGGCCGACATCATGAAACGCAACGTGCTCACGACCACCCCGGACGCCGATGCCCGCGACGCGGCCCACACCCTGCTGGAGCACAGGGTCGGCGCCCTGCCGGTGATCGACGGGACGGGTCAGGTCGTTGGTCTCCTGAGCGTCAGCGACGTCCTGCGCGACTACGCCCGCCCGGCGGCCGCCACACCGGTTCCGGAGCTGACCCCGTGA
- a CDS encoding cytochrome c oxidase subunit II: MRAGRPALARLDHHTLERYETIWLGLSVIMVVLLFVAVLASFVSGTYPSLTGESGHHVAGVRNGRVDPRLLGATPFATPGTRQNADGTYEAFVVARAFQFEPAVLKVPAGQPVTIHVTSADVMHGLMIVGTNINTTVIPGQVSSFTTTFRREGTLDVICNEYCGSGHHGMISRLTVEVGPP, translated from the coding sequence GTGCGGGCGGGTCGGCCGGCCCTGGCTCGGCTGGATCACCACACGCTGGAGCGCTACGAGACCATCTGGCTCGGCCTCTCGGTCATCATGGTCGTGCTGCTGTTCGTGGCGGTGCTGGCCAGCTTCGTCAGCGGCACCTATCCGTCGCTGACCGGCGAGTCCGGGCACCATGTCGCCGGCGTCCGCAACGGCCGCGTCGATCCCAGGCTGCTGGGGGCCACGCCCTTCGCCACGCCGGGCACGCGGCAGAACGCCGACGGCACCTACGAGGCCTTCGTGGTGGCGCGCGCCTTCCAGTTCGAGCCGGCGGTGCTGAAGGTGCCGGCCGGTCAGCCGGTCACCATCCACGTCACCTCGGCCGACGTGATGCACGGGCTGATGATCGTGGGCACCAACATCAACACCACGGTCATTCCGGGGCAGGTGTCGAGCTTCACGACCACCTTCCGCCGGGAGGGCACGCTGGACGTCATCTGCAACGAGTACTGCGGCAGCGGGCATCACGGCATGATCAGCCGGCTCACGGTCGAGGTGGGGCCGCCCTGA